aaacctctgtttcggtgaggaagagaaggtgaggtttagaggaggagagatggtgttccacagaatgaaaattagaacggagaccgtgaatgttgcagaaattgagaagcaggaggttcgaggagttatcaggacacctctcaggtcggcagccagaagggaatttatggtcccccccctcctcggggactccgaggcagttattttttttttgccatgttgaattttgaattttgggaaaaggtgtgtgtgttttctgagtGTAGTGTGGTGTATAAATAGAGAACTGTCTTTAAGAGCATgatgaactgctctctggtgttgatgagacaaagggaaacggttagtgaggacatgggaagggtctttgaagggcttcagcactctCCTCgctcccatatatcctcactgggagtagctcacgcccgttcggtaggtgcctCCTACCTACTACTACGAaagttaatattaagttaaaggaagtgacggtcgagcttgttttaaaggagtcaatcgtgttacactggatcactgatggtgggagcttattccattctcgcactacaacgttggtgaagaaaaacttggtgcagtctaaatttacttgtctgcatttgagttttatgccattgttcctcgttcacaaagtgtcatcgatcataaacaattttgttctgtctacatacgtgaaacaattaagtattttaaaacattcgatcagttcaGCTCGTAGGCGACGTTTGtcagagagaacatattaagggtggaaagcctttcttcgtaggatttgttgcgcaaggaagggatcatttttgttgctcgacgctgaacacctagtttagcaatgtcctttgcatggtggggagaccaaaactgtaccgcatattccaagtggggtctgactaaactattgtggaGCGAATGAAttccatctttattcttgaataaaaagtttattttaatgaagcccaacattctgttcgctttatttgctgcatcgatgcattgatgtgacaatttgaggtttgacgcgattttgaccccaggtccttaacgcattgaacgcttgtgagtttaacgccgcgcatttcgtaatcggacttcttatttttgttccaacttgaaggacctggcacttgtctacgttaaagggcatctccatttatccgaccaagctgaaattttgcaaatcctcttggaggctttgcctgtcttcgtcagtgagaaccgagttaccaatctttgtgtcgtctgcaaatttactaatgcgattattgagtccaacatccacatcgttgatgtaaataatgaagtgcactgggccaagaaccgagccctgagggacgccactagtgaccggcgcccactctgagttaaatccgtcaatcacaactctttgttctctgttgctcaaccaattcgcgatccattggtttacttgaccgtcaatgcctatttgctttaatttataaagtaatttatgatgtgggactttatcaaacgctttctggaaatcaagatagactacgtccaatgctttggttgcgtcataaactgataagagatcgttataaaaggtcagtaggtttgacaggcaggatcttttgttacggaagccatgttgtgaatccccaattaatgagtggctttcgaggtaactcacaattttgtctctaattatgctctcgagtagcctacctacaattgaagttagactaatgggtcggtagttacctggtattttttttgtctcctttcataaaaatcggtgtcacgttagcctttttccaatccgaagggacgatgccttgttgcaagaacatattgaatacggtagtgagggaggagagtatttcgctctttgtttcagtataggatatactttgtcgggtccgggacttttatttgttttaagtgaatggggagccttaaggacttcatcggttgttatttcaaaattaggcgatgcttgctcgagatttacaatagtactggtgttggtggtagtgggaggaagactgttagtattaaacaccgaggaaaagtaattgtttaagaggtttgcaatgtgttgactgtcagtcactagtgcaccgtcgctatttgttaaaggtccaataccacttttgatcgcctttctgttgtttatgtaactgaagaaagatttcggattatttttacagttggctgcaatattttcttcatatctacgctttgcctgacctactagtctttttactcgtcgcctggcatcattataaagtctaatattttcgggcgtgcttcgttctttctttaacctgtaaaacagttttctctcattgactgattgtttaatttcgctattaaaccacggtgggcttttattagtgttaattcgcttctcgcacaaggtgacgaatgtgttctgctgagtaagtgatttttaaagcttagccaggcatcctctacgttgccgtcatctgagagttgtatttgttagtttttgtcggatttctacgaagttagctcttttgaaattgggcacccttactttatttcagtcactgatgattgagctctaatgtcgacgcgcactaatttatgatcgcaagaatcgaggtattctcctaccgtgacactactgactaggttatcttgggtcgttataataaggtcgagtatattattttgtcgagttggctcagaaaccatttggcttagacaattttcttctagaaattctatcattctatgtgactcgccttctgtacctgacagtgtcgcccagtcgatatgggggaggttaaagtctccttatatcagtgagtcgttgttattaagtgactgccttaagacgctgtacatttcaaggtcgtcatcgagtgattgcccgggaggtctgtaggtgacagacatatttaaattgacttttgcaatgtttactcgcacgtacaaatgttcaacgttactgtttcttggtgttatgttagtgggttgcaaatagcttttgacaaaaagggagagagagagagagagagagagagagagagagagagagagagagagagagaaacaatataAATAGAGGAGGTAAGAATAGAATGGTATAAGGAGTAAGGGGACTTTTCTTCCCGTCTCTTCTGATTGCCTTTTTATCGATTTCTTCATTCGTCccgcttatttttttccttttctccttccctcaaccAATGTCTGAAGCGTAGCCTGACAATCAACCACCAAACTAAGCCGACaacgcgttctctctctctctctctctctctcgatcaaacttctcttccttattttccaactgtgtgtgtgtgtgtgtgtgtgccattattTTACTTTGTCCTCGGCACCTCTACCAGCATCTAATAACGCAGGGAAAATGCTTTACATTTACATAGAGAGGATTTGTATGGTTATTATAATTGATGATAATTTACTTCCCTCCGAGACTCGGATTTACCTAATTTCTTGAGCCACTTTAGAAAATAAAAACCCTAGCATGACAGTTTTAGCAATGTTCATTATGCGTCCtggtgaagaggaagataagtagaACAGGATTATCGTTAtagctatcacacacacacacacacacacacacacacacacacacacacacacacacacacactgacccaaCAGGTAATTTATCCGATAGATACCCGACGCGATGATTGACGAACCACCACCTCGCCCATCCAGCATCTACGCTGTCTCTGATTTcatgcgtctcgctcacgtaaactgtaaaccttgtatacaactgttaatatagttaaaatacatttggtatttgtattaacctgagagagagaactaaagtgaactaaagtgaacttataacggctaccgctcggccacacatcacttaactaaaaggctattgtgttgtctcaaccacttcaatcaactggagaacgcaggcaacggtacatcggacttgacgtgagatagcagttcgcgcttTAAACTTATTAAACATTAAAAATAACACTGAACACAAACCACGTTAAAAACAGCTaataaaaaggctaacaaaagtggtgaacagcggtttacggacctctccgaagtgttctataggtgttatctctaatataacataacataaaatgcatggtggctggtggccgccttgtcgttaaccacgtaaaaaaaaagtaacgctcaaaagttattaacataaatgatgtgcagggtggttacgaactactccgaattgttatatctctctctcaaacgtagcttcagtgacagtgtgtgggggcagtgaacggtatcggacacagcaagcatacgctgacatcagcgcgcggcttttcctgccccagtgagtcgagtcagcacacagccgcacccaaGAGCACACCCGCCCTGtcctgcacctccacacagcccgcgcgcctgcctcgcacctccacacaaccaagtttccttggaggtgtccaggcatttgtttcttccttcgacacagctcgtcgtaggtgcgcacttatcttcgccaggcaactcggacctttgagggtgactggtgggcgtatattgtctgcccgccgcccctcccaccaccgctaccagacgggggacgacAGACCCTGAcaccctgcagccctgcccttgccaccggcgaggcgaaggacgcgagcgtgcagAGTAGTgtggtatcgagttgctgtcttcgaggtttttaacacattatagctgacactcattgatacggtttcagtaattacaccacttgcaacattattacaggtgaattactattattatgttcacgtgtttaggcgtgtggggccgtatttaatctattagatttttcagctgttgatttttctggcgtgtggatgtttaatatttttcttgagtaacattgttacgcatttcatgtataatcattcattttcttttctcctttcttttgtgtgttttattgcacagtggagaaattttgtcttgctaagcctcactcattattatttttcctcttttattatgcatttcagaagcatcggggaggagtgagcacatacttagcggtgaatgattattactttacttatttttgcagcaatattttttttcttttaccattttactcctcattttactagtaactcttttaatgacagagaaacctgacccgaggactatgagggtgggtagagaaagaacagtgccgtcaaggataacggtaactgttctcatgtaaggagtgtagcagtcttcaaagggtgcttgctcctcctacgctgcatgtgcaaccaagaggtctttacttaccttactaatcccacaatggcttctgcccctaatcacccgctaacagcaacagcagttaggcctttcgcagggtagcaagggaggcagattattcggccaaagtgagattgtcatggacatttcattcgtgtcaaatccgggagattaaatctctcagccgctcgaaggtcaatcccgggaacgggcgcagggccctcataaacaggagcgcgttcactggacgaaAGGATTATGACGTGtctcggtcactttttcttgaaacatttggggaagatgggcaacacagcctcgtaaagggtataaattttgctgtggacactgtgcaaacgagtggcctttttaacagtccagtggacgcctataggctatctactgatttgatctcgtgctttaaacaaggaaactggacagctggagaaaacatttctgtagctaatgctggattattaATAGAGTTCCGTATGTACATGATTGTcattaaagttcctcttcgaaggagtgcagtatcccttgactacagccccactggcaaccaaCACGGTTTTATCAgacaacttttatggcatttaaagtaattttgggtcctttttgaagcttcgtttgccgtcgacacgttcgtcggggaggggggccttcgaccctctgacctaaaccttttttgggtgtcaccagcggtaataaataaaaaaatccttggtgtgttcttttacccgtggtttaggcagaaatagtcagataaagaggtggttggaaatttgagctttacgatctttttttttttgcacagaatggtgcatagtgatcgtctccaaagaccagcgccggcttgaggttcagcctgacgctgctttgtctatctttccaccaaacgactataacctgcatcctcgcatttactaatttatgtttgattccggagcttttgcctgcatctttttcatgcgagaaggggagtgcttgattaatacttttcactctaacccactattttcttttattgctgagttgatgcaaggcagtcagtcttcttaatttaattggagccgtaataaccgagggtgtagactaacatagggataggtacaatttaacctttaACCTCATGtccttctgcttaaaacagactttttctctgcaatgacagacttaactgaacttgagcagatgctgaccctaacttttattgtaaacagcatgtgaatatctgtaagctttggaagtaagcagacaagtcttacttacccttacttgacataccactgttactcGTTACGGGAATtttttttggcgtcacagatgtcagtcatccacgttcgttacgatcgagggataggtggaaatttgtctttttaatttgatgtttattaatgctggaattacgttaatcaattatgctggaattatatatttcaatgagatttgttacaacagtgatttcacaacttggtgacaggattttcttttatagtactgtagacctgaaaaacggagtattaggagctagtggtgctgactgccgatgtttctaaggttctccagacttgtccttgttatcacattgtaactattaggagactctacggataacattacctcttttcacacaaccttatcgatcgttgtaaaccccacccgtctcgaaggcgtgccgagggtaacgacactggcaattaattgtcacgcaacggatgagtgtttctctgcgacagttttgtgtccaggtgtgactcgaaggttcagtttgtagcagatcttcttcaaggattgttcctttttctttttactattccaaatagctccattaccatgtatcctaacgACAGTtaagtcaatttaattttactaggatgtatcatgtaaataatttttcgagctattattttgttttctcggaatagtactgagcttccatgtccacgactctagccctgtttacctcgtcctgtatgtactttgcccatttcttgttacttccatgattatttttattatcattggcatttcccgatgctgtatcgttaggcgggctctgacttgtatatatatattttttttaatgcaataacaggacctcgtttaacttgtacacattgtgcgactgtaacatgggtaggtacactgcttttaaaggtcgggtgagtcgcgaggtcgcgacttctagagaaccgagcgatgtaatgtgtatattataatgtacatgtgtatgtatgactgtacgtgtggcgacacccggtcggtgtcgcacaacaggatgtctaacaacacgtcgtgcttttggccgtgggaagctgtgatgaactgacactaggatcagcaaatgatgactttcatcagcagtcatcaaccgaaGCCACACCTTCCGGGACGACTCAAGATGCAGTAAAAAGGGCGAGCAAcgcggagaggaggagagaagctagTGGGCAGCGGGTGGCGAGCGGCGCTCAGCCGCCCCGCGCacagtggtgtggctggctctcgtttggtgcgactcgctcacgtaaactgtaaacttttgtgtaatactgttaatatagttaaaatacattcacaccttttaatgtccctgtgagagagagaactaaagcgaacttataacggctaccgctcggccacacctcacttaagtaaaggctattgtgttatctcacctactacaatcaacttgtgaagcaagctacggtaacaccggccctgtgacgagtgagataacagttcgctcCTTAAACGGAACACTTCACAAAAACCACGTTAAAAGTAACTCTTAAAAACGGGTAACAGCAtcgatatgaagaaactattgctgccaactgtaaaaataatccgaaatccttcttcagttacataaacaagagaaaggcgatcagaagtggaattggacccttaacaaacagcgacggtgcactagtgactgacagccaacacgttgcaaacctattaaacaattacttttcctcggtgtttaatactaacagtcctcccacgaGTGAGTGAAAGTGGTACGTGTTCTTAAGGCCGAAAAGGCTTCTGTCACATAAGTACGTGTCAGTTTAGTACGTGAAATGTCTATGTGATGTTGGTACTTGCCACGTACTCATATGACACTATCCTCTTTTAGTTTTACAGGTGCTTTGTTGCTTTAGTACGTGGTTATTAAACTTTTAACTGCCACTGGAAACTGGTACGTGTCTTTTTATTACGTGTCATTGTAGTACGTGCTGGTGTCACATTTGTACGTATTAGAAAGGTAACATGTAACGTGTAAAGACTTGGTAAGGCCCCTTCCACACGAAGGGCATGATCGGCGGCCAGACACTGTTACCAATTTGTGGTGTGGACGGCGATAACGAGTGTAGATGACGTCACTGACGAGGAAAGCATGGGAAAACCATCGAAGTGCTCGTGGTTGAGGCACTGACTATCTGACTGTCTGACTAGGGACCACGTTGCCAGACACACGATGTTACAAGTCAACACTGCCCTCCGTAGGTATCTGTGTTAATTGTACAAAAGCTAGCGTTAAGCTATAGAGAATATATACGTTTATATTTAAACTGCCCGGCAACGATTCTTTCGTCCCATGTTGTCGTGCTTAACACAATCCATGCTAGCCGTCGTTGCATTTACCTGCACAGCTGACTCCACTCTGCCCTCTGCTCGGCGTCTGTCTGGTCTAAGTCGTTCGCCTGCCTGTGCCTAGTGCCTATTGCCTATCTTAACTGCCTTAAAATGGCAGACTAGTACATGACAGAGGGTAAACGTAAAGGCAGCGTTGTTTTCGTTTCTGAAGGCCATGTTTACGTGAAAGACCGGCATTATCAGTCCAAGTTACACGTTAGGTGTTGGCTTTTAAAACAACTGGCCAGGAGTGCCCAGCAGGAGCACACATTTGTCTCAACACTGACAAGGTAGAAGTTAAAGTGCCTCACCGTGATCATGGGTCTCAAGAAGTTGAGCTTGGCAAGAAAGATCTGAAGACACGTGTCAAGGAAATGGTTGTTGCTGAGCCTACACGCAATCCAAGAGAGGTCTTTGATGAGGCTTGCCGTGACGTAGGCGATGGGACTGCCAGTCAAGTGTCATACAATAGCATCAGAAAGCAGCTCTGGAACGAGCGCCTGAAGCTGCACCCCCCCCTGCCCTCTTGTCTCCAGGAGGCTGGCCCTGCGATACAGGCGAGCATGTGCAGCCACATTTACCAGGGTCAAAGGGTTGTTGACAACCATGTAGCTGTTTACTTGTGGAGCAACGACATTCAGCAAGTGTTGGTGAGTAATACATCATTCTGTTGCATGAAATGATATGATATGGTTATAAAACTTGACGTAAAATGTATGATTCTATATGTTTACTACTTCTCTTGTGATATGTTATAATGTATGATTCTATGTTAAGTTTACTACTTTTCTATGATAACTACTTAATTAATAAAAACTACTTATAACTTAACGTATACGTAATAATTTATAttactctctgttttcctttccaatttatctcttctcttttttttgtctggtatTATATCTGCTCTCTTTTTTTAGGGGCAAGTTCAGGAAATGGCGACGGATGCCACGTTTAAGACCGTGGCAAAGCTGTTCAAACAGCATCTCACGTTCTTTGGCCTGTTTGGTGACAACTTCCTGCCCCTGTTCTCCGCCATGATGACCGGCAAGCCAGAGGTGCTGTACAGTGCAATGTATGAGACTATTTCAATTAAGTTTCCCAACTTGAAGCCACGCAAAGTACACACTGATTATGAGCGTGCGATACATTCAGCTATACTGTCTGTCTGGCCAGAGGCAGAGGTGGAAGGCTGTTACTTCCACCACAATCAGGTaagatttttttactttttttctttttaacattaAACTTTCTACTCTTTCACTTTCCATTCATACTTTTAACAGTGCACATTGGTATTATCTTGCAGACTGTGTGGGAGAACATCAAGTTACGTGGCCTTGTCCCAGCGTACCACAACAAGGAGTTACTGTTTGGGAAGTGGGTGCGGAGCTTTTTTGCCCTGCCCCTTCTTCCCAGTCACATGATTGAAGAGGGCTTCGTCTTGCTGAAAAGCAGTAGGCCCCAGGTGTGGGGTAGTGCTCATCGCACCAACAACGGTGCAGAAAGCTTTCATGCTTCTCTCAACAGAGAACTCAGGCCTAAACCTGGGTTTTGGGCCTttatgaagaaaatggaagagaagatcagTCGCACCCTGACAGATCTGGAACGTGTGAAGAATGGGGTACCAGTCACCAGGCCAAAAACTGTCAGCGAAACACAGAGAAGGATTGCGGAGACAAGCGCAAAACTTGAAACCGGCCAGCTCACTGTTGAGCTGAAGTATGTGGGCTGGAAGGGTGTCAAGGAGAAGCAAGGCAACAATGTCCAGGCTGAGGTTAACTTGCCTGAGGCTGATCTTGCTGATGGTGATCTTGATGTCGACCTGCAAGACATAAACGTCGACCTGTTGGATGTCAGTCTCCAGGACATCAACGCAGAACATCATTTGCAGGACATGCCTGCAGACAGTCCTCCAAGGACAATGCCAACCTACACTCTGCCAATGACAAGGTCTGCCTCAACAACAGGTTCTTCTACAACCAGGACAACGTCATCACAGCCAACTGCACCAACATTGGCAAACTACACTTCCCCCAGGGCAAGGTCTGCCTCCGCTCAACAGCCTTCAGGAACTGACAGGCCACCAAGGAGGGGGCGCGCGGCAAGATCTACAGCTGCAGGAAGTCCCTACAGACCACCAGTGACGCTGTCAGCAGCTAGGACAGAGACCAGCCTTCGCATTCAGGCTGACCAGGAGGTTGTTGCCCAGGAGGAGGATGCTCCGGTGGTTGCTGCACAGGAGGTTGCTGCCCAGGAGGTTGCTGGCCAGGAAGCTGCTGCTAAGAAAAAAATCAAGCGTTGTGCTGTCTGCTTGCAGGAGAACATCTCGGTCACACGGCCGTGTGGCCATGGGGACATATGTAAGGAGTGTGCTCAGAAAGTTTAGACCAAGAACTGCCACCTGTGTGTGTAAGGCTGAAATTTTTACTTTTGTTCAGGCTATTGCCAACGACTAATTACAGGTTTGCTTTGTCTGGAATGTGATTGATTGTGATTGATTaatagtgattgattgattgtgttAGATGCAAATGGATGTAAAAGGATGTAGTGGCTAACTTTTGACAATAAACGTATATATTCATTATAACGTACTTACATTATCATTAACCACGTACTTAGGATCAACAATCTTAATTATGAACATAAATCCTTATAAATCACGTATCTAAAGGACAGGGGTCAAGAAAACCACGTACTTATGCACATTACTGCAGAAAAACCACGTACTTAGTTCtagtgattataaaaaaaaacataattaaatgACAAGTTATACGTACTAAAATGACAGTGAAGGCTACTTTAAACCCAAGGGCCAANNNNNNNNNNNNNtatgaagaaactattgctgccaactgtaaaaataatccgaaatccttcttcagttacataaacaagagaaaggcgatcagaagtggaattggacccttaacaaacagcgacggtgcactagtgactgacagccaacacgttgcaaacctattaaacaattacttttcctcggtgtttaatactaacagtcctcccacgaGTGAGTGAAAGTGGTACGTGTTCTTAAGGCCGAAAAGGCTTCTGTCACATAAGTACGTGTCAGTTTAGTACGTGAAATGTCTATGTGATGTTGGTACTTGCCACGTACTCATATGACACTATCCTCTTTTAGTTTTACAGGTGCTTTGTTGCTTTAGTACGTGGTTATTAAACTTTTAACTGCCACTGGAAACTGGTACGTGTCTTTTTATTACGTGTCATTGTAGTACGTGCTGGTGTCACATTTGTACGTATTAGAAAGGTAACATGTAACGTGTAAAGACTTGGTAAGGCCCCTTCCACACGAAGGGCATGATCGGCGGCCAGACACTGTTACCAATTTGTGGTGTGGACGGCGATAACGAGTGTAGATGACGTCACTGACGAGGAAAGCATGGGAAAACCATCGAAGTGCTCGTGGTTGAGGCACTGACTATCTGACTGTCTGACTAGGGACCACGTTGCCAGACACACGATGTTACAAGTCAACACTGCCCTCCGTAGGTATCTGTGTTAATTGTACAAAAGCTAGCGTTAAGCTATAGAATATATACGTTTATATTTAAACTGCCCGGCAACGATTCTTTCGTCCCATGTTGTCGTGCTTAACACAATCCATGCTAGCCGTCGTTGCATTTACCTGCACAGCTGACTCCACTCTGCCCTCTGCTCGGCGTCTGTCTGGTCTAAGTCGTTCGCCTGCCTGTGCCTAGTGCCTATTGCCTATCTTAACTGCCTTAAAATGGCAGACTAGTACATGACAGAGGGTAAACGTAAAGGCAGCGTTGTTTTCGTTTCTGAAGGCCATGTTTACGTGAAAGACCGGCATTATCAGTCCAAGTTACACGTTAGGTGTTGGCTTTTTAAAACAACTGGCCAGGAGTGCCCAGCAGGAGCACACATTTGTCTCAACACTGACAAGGTAGAAGTTAAAGTGCCTCACCGTGATCATGGGTCTCAAGAAGTTGAGCTTGGCAAGAAAGATCTGAAGACACGTGTCAAGGAAATGGTTGTTGCTGAGCCTACACGCAATCCAAGAGAGGTCTTTGATGAGGCTTGCCGTGACGTAGGCGATGGGACTGCCAGTCAAGTGTCATACAATAGCATCAGAAAGCAGCTCTGGAACGAGCGCCTGAAGCTGCACCCCCCCCTGCCCTCTTGTCTCCAGGAGGCTGGCCCTGCGATACAGGCGAGCATGTGCAGCCACATTTACCAGGGTCAAAGGGTTGTTGACAACCATGTAGCTGTTTACTTGTGGAGCAACGACATTCAGCAAGTGTTGGTGAGTAATACATCATTATGTTGCATGAAATGATATGATATGGTTATAAAACTTGACGTAAAATGTATGATTCTATATGTTTACTACTTCTCTTGTGATATGTTATAATGTATGATTCTATGTTAAGTTTACTACTTTTCTATGATAACTACTTAATTAATAAAAACTACTTATAACTTAACGTATACGTAATAATTTATAttactctctgttttcctttccaatttatctcttctcttttttttgtctggtatTATATCTGCTCTCTTTTTTTAGGGGCAAGTTCAGGAAATGGCGACGGATGCCACGTTTAAGACCGTGGCAAAGCTGTTCAAACAGCATCTCACGTTCTTTGGCCTGTTTGGTGACAACTTCCTGCCCCTGTTCTCCGCCATGATGACCGGCAAGCCAGAGGTGCTGTACAGTGCAATGTATGAGACTATTTCAATTAAGTTTCCCAACTTGAAGCCACGCAAAGTACACACTGATTATGAGCGTGCGATACATTCAGCTATACTGTCTGTCTGGCCAGAGGCAGAGGTGGAAGGCTGTTACTTCC
This genomic window from Eriocheir sinensis breed Jianghai 21 chromosome 6, ASM2467909v1, whole genome shotgun sequence contains:
- the LOC126986496 gene encoding uncharacterized protein LOC126986496, with the protein product MIEEGFVLLKSSRPQVWGSAHRTNNGAESFHASLNRELRPKPGFWAFMKKMEEKISRTLTDLERVKNGVPVTRPKTVSETQRRIAETSAKLETGQLTVELKYVGWKGVKEKQGNNVQAEVNLPEADLADGDLDVDLQDINVDLLDVSLQDINAEHHLQDMPADSPPRTMPTYTLPMTRSASTTGSSTTRTTSSQPTAPTLANYTSPRARSASAQQPSGTDRPPRRGRAARSTAAGSPYRPPVTLSAARTETSLRIQADQEVVAQEEDAPVVAAQEVAGQEAAAKKKIKRCAVCLQENISVTRPCGHGDICKECAQKV